One region of Syntrophobacter fumaroxidans MPOB genomic DNA includes:
- a CDS encoding NfeD family protein, translating into MLKSLYARIPFHAAWFLVVGALVLFPFNGCIAGSDHVNIVEIQDTINPGVEDFIRYAVATSEEDGAQFLVILLDTPGGLLTSTRGIAQAILNAKVPIVVYVYPSGAQAASAGVFITAAADIAAMAPGTNIGAAHPVMGGGENVPSTMDEKVLNDTLAFSRSIAAQRGRNAEWLEQSIRRSVSATAEEAFKENVIDLVADDLPALMKKLDGWNLSKGGKSVVLQTRAVEQRTLTPSWQHRVLRGIANPNLAYILLMIGLAGLYFELSQPGAIFPGVIGGVSLILALYSLQTLSVNYAGFLIILLAVIFFILEIKVASHGMLSIAGVLCLVLGSLMLFRAPGSTTALAMSVFIPTVLTVSAFFVTVASLAFRAQISRPQIGVEAFEGLIGEAHTDLRPAGKVFVNGELWNAEADEEILMGEQVQVVSMHNLKLKVRKISGR; encoded by the coding sequence ATGCTGAAGTCCCTTTATGCCAGGATCCCGTTTCATGCCGCATGGTTTCTTGTTGTCGGCGCCCTCGTCCTCTTCCCCTTCAACGGTTGCATTGCCGGTTCCGATCACGTCAACATCGTCGAAATTCAGGACACGATCAACCCGGGCGTCGAGGACTTCATCAGGTATGCCGTCGCCACATCCGAGGAGGACGGCGCTCAGTTTCTCGTGATTCTGCTCGATACCCCCGGGGGACTTCTCACTTCGACCCGGGGCATCGCCCAGGCTATCCTCAACGCGAAGGTCCCGATCGTGGTCTACGTGTATCCCAGCGGAGCACAAGCGGCGTCGGCGGGAGTGTTCATCACCGCGGCGGCCGACATCGCGGCCATGGCGCCCGGAACGAACATCGGCGCGGCACATCCCGTGATGGGCGGAGGAGAGAATGTCCCCAGCACCATGGATGAAAAGGTTCTCAACGACACGCTGGCGTTTTCCAGGAGTATCGCCGCCCAGAGGGGGCGCAATGCGGAATGGCTGGAACAGAGCATTCGCCGGAGCGTTTCCGCCACCGCCGAAGAGGCCTTCAAGGAGAACGTCATCGACCTGGTGGCCGACGACCTGCCCGCGTTGATGAAGAAGCTGGACGGATGGAACCTTTCCAAGGGGGGGAAGTCTGTCGTGCTGCAGACCCGGGCAGTCGAGCAGCGCACCCTGACGCCCAGTTGGCAGCACCGGGTACTCCGGGGAATCGCCAACCCGAATCTGGCCTATATTCTGCTCATGATCGGCCTGGCCGGGCTCTACTTCGAACTGTCCCAGCCGGGAGCGATTTTCCCCGGCGTCATCGGGGGCGTCTCGCTTATCCTCGCCCTGTACTCGCTTCAGACGCTTTCCGTAAATTACGCCGGCTTTCTGATCATTCTCCTTGCGGTGATTTTCTTCATTCTGGAAATCAAGGTGGCCTCACACGGGATGCTCAGCATCGCGGGAGTGCTCTGCCTGGTTCTCGGTTCCCTCATGCTTTTCCGGGCTCCGGGCAGCACCACGGCCCTGGCCATGTCCGTATTCATTCCGACGGTCCTCACGGTATCGGCGTTTTTCGTGACCGTGGCCAGTCTCGCCTTTCGCGCCCAGATCAGCAGGCCGCAGATCGGCGTGGAGGCGTTCGAGGGGCTCATCGGGGAAGCGCACACCGATCTGCGACCCGCGGGGAAGGTGTTTGTGAACGGCGAACTGTGGAATGCAGAAGCAGATGAAGAAATTCTTATGGGAGAACAGGTCCAAGTCGTCTCGATGCATAATTTAAAGTTGAAAGTAAGGAAAATCAGTGGTAGATAG
- a CDS encoding uracil-DNA glycosylase, giving the protein MTPSGKTERDIAETLRQLRLVMTGLQVAGIEDWAAAWSDPAVGLPEPEKAIEQEPDPAGGLTVIAGELEGCRRCRLHSERTRIVFGEGSAHAPLVFVGEGPGLEEDRQGRPFVGRAGRLLDQMIKALGFHREAVYICNVVKCRPPKNRTPESEEIARCGPFLIRQIEAIRPRVICALGACAAQTLVGTGSSISRLRGSVHYWRGIPLICTFHPAYLLRTPAQKAAAWEDLILVRDLLKTGCVQDGGIGREGIKPSPASDRHIGP; this is encoded by the coding sequence ATGACGCCGTCCGGGAAGACTGAGCGAGATATTGCCGAAACGTTGCGTCAATTGCGACTGGTGATGACCGGTCTGCAGGTTGCCGGTATCGAGGATTGGGCGGCGGCTTGGAGCGATCCCGCCGTTGGCTTGCCGGAGCCCGAAAAGGCGATCGAGCAGGAGCCGGACCCGGCGGGCGGCCTGACGGTGATTGCCGGGGAGTTGGAGGGTTGCCGCCGTTGCCGGCTCCACTCGGAGAGGACTCGAATCGTTTTCGGAGAAGGTTCGGCGCACGCCCCGCTGGTTTTCGTGGGAGAAGGACCCGGTTTGGAGGAGGATCGACAGGGACGGCCCTTCGTCGGCAGGGCGGGCAGATTGCTCGACCAGATGATCAAGGCCCTCGGATTCCACAGGGAGGCTGTCTATATCTGTAACGTGGTCAAATGCCGTCCTCCGAAGAATCGGACTCCCGAGTCCGAGGAAATCGCCAGGTGCGGGCCTTTTCTGATCAGGCAGATCGAAGCGATTCGACCGCGCGTTATTTGTGCGTTGGGCGCGTGCGCGGCTCAGACGCTGGTCGGTACCGGCAGCAGCATTTCCAGGCTGAGAGGGAGCGTACACTACTGGCGGGGAATTCCGCTGATTTGCACGTTCCACCCCGCATACCTGTTGCGCACGCCGGCGCAGAAGGCTGCAGCCTGGGAGGACCTGATCCTGGTGCGCGACCTCTTGAAAACCGGTTGCGTTCAAGATGGCGGCATTGGGCGGGAGGGCATAAAGCCCTCCCCCGCGTCTGACCGGCACATCGGTCCGTAG
- the coaBC gene encoding bifunctional phosphopantothenoylcysteine decarboxylase/phosphopantothenate--cysteine ligase CoaBC gives MLKDKSILLGVSGGIAAYKAAEIVRCFVKAQAAVQVVMTANAREFITPLTLQALSGRPVLTNLFDLEHESRIGHIEAARRADLVVLAPATANLMAKMASGIADDYLTTILLATTAPVLVCPAMNVKMFEHPATQRNLSTLRELGCHVLPPAVGSLACREEGTGRLADIPDILEASRRLLTAPSLAGRRILVSAGPTWEPFDPVRFISNPSTGKMGYALATVAARRSGEVHLVSGPSTLAAPQGVRLSKVVTAREMQESVLALAPGMDAIVMAAAVSDFRPTEEAPQKIKKIAGEEAVRLTRNPDILAALGRSRPGGRHQVLVGFAAETENLIENAREKLIEKNLDFIVANNLTQSGSGFGSDTNQVKILDRDGTITELPCLTKEEVAEMVMDRVEQQLGKGEHDDAVRED, from the coding sequence ATGCTCAAGGACAAGTCGATTCTACTGGGCGTCAGCGGCGGCATCGCGGCATACAAGGCCGCTGAGATCGTACGCTGCTTCGTGAAGGCGCAGGCAGCGGTACAAGTGGTGATGACGGCGAATGCCCGGGAATTCATCACGCCGCTCACTCTTCAGGCCTTGTCGGGCCGGCCCGTTCTCACCAACCTGTTCGACTTGGAACACGAATCTCGAATCGGGCATATCGAAGCGGCCCGCAGGGCGGATCTGGTCGTCCTGGCTCCGGCCACCGCCAACCTGATGGCCAAGATGGCTTCCGGAATCGCCGACGATTATCTCACCACGATACTACTCGCCACGACGGCGCCGGTGCTCGTTTGTCCCGCGATGAACGTGAAGATGTTCGAACATCCGGCAACGCAACGCAACCTCTCCACATTGCGGGAACTGGGCTGCCATGTATTGCCTCCCGCGGTGGGAAGCCTTGCGTGCAGGGAAGAAGGAACGGGCCGCCTGGCCGATATTCCCGACATCCTCGAGGCTTCCAGGCGTTTGCTCACCGCCCCGAGCCTTGCCGGAAGGCGGATCCTGGTCAGCGCGGGCCCTACCTGGGAACCGTTCGACCCGGTTCGATTCATCAGCAATCCATCCACCGGAAAGATGGGATATGCGCTCGCCACGGTTGCTGCCAGACGCTCGGGCGAGGTGCACCTGGTCTCCGGCCCCAGCACGCTTGCCGCGCCTCAGGGTGTGCGACTCAGCAAGGTGGTTACCGCGCGTGAAATGCAGGAATCCGTGCTTGCCCTCGCGCCGGGGATGGACGCCATCGTCATGGCTGCCGCGGTCAGCGATTTTCGCCCGACGGAGGAGGCGCCGCAGAAGATCAAGAAGATCGCCGGCGAGGAAGCCGTCCGGCTGACCAGGAATCCGGACATCCTCGCCGCGCTCGGGCGGTCGCGCCCCGGCGGCAGACACCAGGTATTGGTGGGCTTTGCGGCGGAAACCGAGAACCTGATCGAAAATGCCCGAGAGAAGCTCATCGAGAAGAACCTGGACTTCATCGTGGCGAACAATCTCACCCAGTCCGGCTCCGGATTCGGCTCCGATACGAACCAGGTCAAGATCCTCGACCGTGACGGCACCATCACCGAACTGCCCTGCCTGACCAAGGAGGAAGTGGCCGAAATGGTTATGGATCGCGTGGAGCAACAGCTTGGAAAGGGGGAACACGATGACGCCGTCCGGGAAGACTGA
- a CDS encoding MBL fold metallo-hydrolase: MPSQDLRIVLEHIPVGMFRTNCYVLGETRSHRAVVIDPGAEGERIAGRIGALGLQPVAILITHAHIDHVMGAWSLKEELGGEIFLHPKDQPLLDDHMIGLDDLACAHVPRFAADRTLEEGDVLDFGPIRLSVIETPGHTPGHVSVYFPEAKSIFVGDTIFAGSIGRTDFPGGSHDRLIRSVKEKIFTLPGDTLVYPGHGPGTTVEREMRTNPFFR; the protein is encoded by the coding sequence ATGCCGTCCCAGGATTTGCGGATCGTCCTCGAACATATTCCGGTGGGCATGTTCCGGACAAACTGCTATGTCCTCGGCGAAACACGCTCTCATCGAGCCGTGGTCATCGACCCGGGGGCGGAAGGAGAGCGCATTGCCGGACGCATCGGGGCACTCGGGCTTCAGCCGGTCGCCATTCTGATCACACATGCTCATATCGACCACGTTATGGGAGCCTGGAGCCTGAAGGAGGAACTCGGCGGGGAGATCTTCCTCCACCCGAAGGATCAGCCGCTCCTCGACGACCACATGATCGGCCTGGACGACCTTGCATGTGCGCACGTCCCGCGGTTCGCGGCGGACCGCACCCTGGAGGAAGGCGATGTCCTGGACTTCGGTCCGATCCGTTTGTCGGTGATCGAAACCCCCGGTCACACGCCGGGACACGTATCCGTGTATTTCCCTGAAGCGAAAAGCATTTTCGTCGGCGACACAATATTCGCCGGCTCCATCGGCAGGACCGACTTCCCCGGCGGTTCGCACGATCGGCTGATCCGGTCGGTGAAGGAAAAAATTTTCACACTGCCCGGCGACACGCTGGTTTATCCCGGACACGGTCCCGGGACCACAGTAGAACGGGAGATGAGGACAAACCCGTTTTTTCGCTGA
- a CDS encoding nitroreductase family protein: MSGVTTETDTIRTILARRSVRQFTDAAVDRRLIVEALRAASWAPSGLNNQPWRFALVWEPVLKDKIGALTRYATVLRSSAVLIPVFMDKESSYDYVKDCQAVGACIQNLLLALHSLELGAVWIGEILKNKEKILEVLELPERLELMAVVAVGVPAHRNQTSHRRPLEELILLER, from the coding sequence GTGAGTGGGGTTACGACTGAAACGGATACGATCCGGACAATACTTGCCCGCCGCAGCGTCCGGCAATTCACGGATGCCGCCGTCGACCGCAGGTTGATCGTGGAAGCTTTGCGAGCCGCTTCGTGGGCGCCCTCCGGTCTGAACAACCAGCCATGGCGTTTCGCACTCGTGTGGGAACCCGTGCTGAAAGACAAGATAGGCGCCTTGACTCGGTATGCGACGGTTCTCAGGTCTTCCGCGGTATTGATTCCCGTGTTCATGGACAAAGAGAGCTCCTATGACTACGTGAAAGACTGCCAGGCTGTCGGCGCGTGCATCCAGAACCTGCTGCTCGCGCTCCACTCGCTTGAGCTCGGGGCGGTCTGGATCGGAGAGATACTCAAGAACAAGGAGAAAATCCTTGAAGTACTGGAACTGCCCGAACGCCTCGAGCTCATGGCGGTAGTCGCGGTCGGCGTGCCGGCCCACCGGAACCAGACTTCCCACCGGCGCCCGTTGGAAGAGCTCATTTTACTCGAAAGGTAG
- a CDS encoding STAS domain-containing protein, whose protein sequence is MSLEVYWEEHRPVVELGGVLDRESVPGIRKVLLRLVKAKGIKDLRIDLAEVERMDTSGVAMLVEVLRVLSARKGKVHLTNPSEPATRMIRLARLNGVFEQGASGPLAASGAGPQRRDSRG, encoded by the coding sequence GTGAGTCTCGAGGTTTATTGGGAGGAGCACAGGCCTGTTGTGGAACTGGGGGGAGTTCTCGACCGCGAGTCGGTCCCCGGCATCAGGAAGGTCCTGTTGCGTCTGGTGAAGGCTAAGGGGATCAAGGACTTGCGTATCGACCTTGCGGAAGTCGAGAGGATGGACACCTCCGGTGTCGCCATGCTGGTGGAGGTTTTAAGGGTCCTTTCGGCAAGGAAGGGGAAAGTGCACTTGACCAACCCGAGCGAACCCGCCACGCGGATGATCCGACTGGCGCGCCTCAACGGGGTCTTCGAGCAGGGCGCCTCGGGGCCATTGGCCGCCTCCGGCGCAGGCCCGCAGCGGCGCGATTCTCGCGGGTGA
- a CDS encoding ABC transporter ATP-binding protein, with protein MDSSDMIVVDRLNSRYRGHQVLYDVSLTIPGSQVTVIMGVSGCGKTTLLRHLVGLKRTDPGRIFIEGEDLGSFDGRQLEDYRRRVGILFQSGALFNSMTVAENIAVPLKVHTRLADETIRLMALIKLNMVGLSDFCDFMPSQLSGGMKKRAGMARALAMDPEILFVDEPSSGLDPITAAGLDRLILDLREALGMTIVVVTHELESAFQIADQIIVMDQGRLLASGTPEAIRANTDERVVQFLQRRADSGQTGIENYLSSLLG; from the coding sequence ATGGATTCTTCCGACATGATCGTCGTCGATCGACTGAACAGCCGTTACCGCGGGCACCAGGTGCTCTACGATGTGAGTCTCACCATTCCCGGGAGCCAAGTGACGGTGATCATGGGGGTGAGCGGGTGCGGCAAGACCACCCTGTTGCGCCACCTGGTGGGACTCAAACGCACCGATCCGGGCAGGATCTTCATCGAAGGGGAGGATTTGGGGTCCTTCGACGGACGGCAGTTGGAGGACTACCGGCGCAGGGTCGGAATCCTGTTCCAGAGTGGAGCCTTGTTCAATTCCATGACCGTCGCCGAGAACATCGCCGTTCCTTTGAAGGTCCATACCCGGCTGGCGGACGAGACGATCCGCCTCATGGCCCTGATCAAGCTGAACATGGTCGGACTGTCCGATTTTTGCGACTTCATGCCCTCGCAGTTGAGCGGCGGAATGAAGAAGCGGGCGGGGATGGCGAGGGCACTGGCGATGGATCCCGAAATCCTGTTCGTGGATGAGCCTTCCTCCGGCCTCGATCCGATCACCGCCGCCGGATTGGACAGGCTGATCCTGGACTTGCGCGAGGCCCTGGGGATGACCATCGTGGTGGTTACGCATGAGCTGGAAAGCGCGTTTCAGATTGCCGACCAGATCATCGTGATGGACCAGGGGCGTCTCCTGGCGTCCGGCACCCCTGAAGCGATCAGGGCGAACACGGATGAGCGGGTCGTCCAGTTTCTGCAAAGGCGGGCGGATTCGGGACAGACCGGGATCGAGAACTATCTCTCCAGCCTGTTGGGTTGA
- a CDS encoding MlaE family ABC transporter permease, protein MIRSLGAYTVVQVGFLGRLGLFLGRMLAGITRPPGKFLSVVKQIQFIGTKSFLVIGFTAIFTGMVLALQGYYALASVGSEGWLGKAVSLSLIRELGPVLTALMVTGRAGSAMCAEIGIMRIDEQIDAIECMAIDPHSYLITPRLLAALIALPLLTAFCDVVGIVGGYLVGVNLLGVNAGAYLDSMESSVVWKDVYMGIVKSICFGVLIIWICTYKGYYAGVDENNFGPEQVSRATTNAVVLSSISILVCDYVVTSVLL, encoded by the coding sequence ATGATCCGTTCCCTCGGTGCCTACACGGTCGTCCAAGTGGGATTTCTCGGCCGTCTCGGCCTCTTTCTGGGCCGAATGCTCGCGGGCATAACCAGGCCTCCCGGAAAATTCCTTTCCGTCGTCAAGCAGATTCAGTTCATCGGGACCAAGTCGTTCCTCGTCATCGGCTTCACCGCGATATTCACGGGGATGGTACTGGCACTGCAGGGATATTACGCCCTGGCCAGCGTGGGATCGGAGGGGTGGCTCGGCAAGGCGGTCTCTTTGAGCCTGATCCGCGAGCTGGGGCCCGTGCTGACGGCCCTTATGGTTACGGGCCGGGCCGGCTCCGCCATGTGCGCGGAAATCGGCATCATGAGGATTGACGAGCAGATCGACGCCATCGAGTGCATGGCGATAGACCCTCATTCCTATCTGATCACCCCCAGGCTTCTGGCAGCGCTGATCGCCCTGCCTCTGTTGACGGCGTTTTGCGACGTGGTCGGGATCGTCGGCGGGTACCTGGTCGGCGTCAATCTCCTGGGGGTGAATGCCGGCGCCTACCTGGACAGCATGGAATCAAGCGTGGTGTGGAAGGACGTCTACATGGGGATCGTGAAATCGATCTGCTTCGGGGTCCTGATCATCTGGATCTGCACCTATAAAGGTTATTATGCGGGGGTCGATGAAAACAACTTCGGCCCGGAGCAGGTGAGTCGCGCCACGACCAACGCCGTGGTGCTTTCGTCGATTTCCATTCTCGTCTGCGACTATGTCGTGACGTCGGTGTTGCTGTGA
- the mlaD gene encoding outer membrane lipid asymmetry maintenance protein MlaD encodes MERRGLEFGVGLFLLIGLACLGYLSFKLGHLNLWGGSDYPVTAKFSTVAGLKDKAKVFMAGVAIGEVQSIGLKDGEAVVTLSINKDVKLEDDVIASIKTSGLIGDKYVSVTAGASDQYIKPGGAIRDTQPPLDIENLLGRFVFGSVEQPKGQGGEGKQDDGALR; translated from the coding sequence ATGGAGCGAAGAGGGTTGGAATTCGGTGTCGGATTGTTTTTACTGATCGGTTTGGCCTGCCTGGGGTACCTGTCGTTCAAGCTCGGCCATCTGAATCTGTGGGGAGGGTCTGACTATCCGGTCACGGCAAAATTTTCCACGGTGGCCGGACTGAAGGACAAAGCCAAGGTGTTCATGGCCGGCGTGGCCATCGGCGAGGTACAGAGCATCGGCCTGAAAGACGGAGAGGCGGTGGTTACGCTCTCCATCAACAAGGACGTCAAGCTGGAAGATGACGTCATCGCCAGTATCAAGACGTCGGGGCTCATCGGCGACAAATACGTGTCCGTCACCGCGGGGGCCTCCGACCAGTACATCAAGCCGGGCGGCGCCATAAGAGACACTCAGCCGCCGCTCGATATCGAAAACCTGCTGGGCAGGTTCGTGTTCGGCAGTGTGGAACAGCCCAAAGGGCAGGGCGGGGAAGGCAAACAGGACGACGGCGCGCTGCGGTAG
- a CDS encoding DUF6684 family protein, which translates to MVQRRGGSVFGFDWFLKEERVMKRIMAVLFVVALAFTMISGCCATTDCKKCADLCQAALDKAQAIEQSCTASARAAEAAAQKAEAAARRAEAAADKCEQMLMRKMKK; encoded by the coding sequence GTGGTACAGAGGAGAGGTGGTTCAGTTTTTGGTTTCGATTGGTTTCTTAAGGAGGAAAGAGTTATGAAGAGAATAATGGCAGTTTTGTTTGTAGTGGCTTTGGCTTTTACCATGATTTCCGGCTGTTGCGCCACGACCGATTGCAAGAAGTGCGCCGATCTTTGCCAGGCAGCTCTCGACAAGGCTCAGGCTATTGAGCAGTCCTGCACCGCCAGCGCCAGGGCCGCTGAAGCAGCCGCTCAGAAGGCCGAGGCAGCCGCTCGCAGGGCCGAAGCCGCCGCCGACAAGTGCGAACAGATGCTGATGAGAAAGATGAAGAAGTAA
- a CDS encoding L,D-transpeptidase family protein encodes MKNRALLLLQLLIAISLFVSPPAYADEEEDEVFTATLTRYNYRIPDLTVVGEPSWCTVKPKDTLLDIARRYGLGYNEVDLLFPRMDAWIPPAGKRIAVPTFWVLPPTQHRQLVINVPELRIYFFDKSGNAVQTYPIGIGDEGWESPIGTFSITEKRPNPTWYIPASLQEKYGMAQMPPGPENPLGEFMMKFSAGAYGVHGTAMPWGVGRLVSHGCIRCYPEHIRILYPQVPVGYKLEMIYEPIKFGQKNGQVFVEAHPDVYRKIPDYIQYGFDKLAQYPLEKQVDRKKFTMALTLQNGVPTNVTRLSPDDNSLKLVEFSQE; translated from the coding sequence ATGAAGAACCGGGCTCTCTTGCTTCTGCAACTCCTGATCGCAATTTCGCTTTTTGTTTCCCCACCCGCCTATGCCGACGAAGAAGAGGACGAGGTATTCACAGCGACGCTCACCCGGTACAATTACCGCATCCCCGACTTGACGGTGGTGGGAGAACCTTCATGGTGCACTGTGAAACCCAAGGATACCCTGCTCGATATCGCGAGGCGCTATGGCCTGGGATACAATGAAGTCGATCTTCTGTTCCCGCGCATGGACGCATGGATACCCCCGGCGGGCAAGCGTATTGCAGTCCCCACGTTTTGGGTGTTGCCCCCGACGCAGCATCGGCAACTGGTGATCAATGTTCCGGAACTGAGGATTTATTTTTTTGACAAATCCGGCAATGCGGTGCAAACCTATCCCATCGGAATCGGCGACGAAGGATGGGAAAGCCCGATCGGAACGTTCAGCATCACCGAGAAGCGCCCCAACCCGACTTGGTATATCCCGGCGTCCCTGCAGGAAAAATATGGAATGGCGCAGATGCCCCCGGGTCCGGAGAATCCGTTGGGGGAATTCATGATGAAGTTCTCCGCCGGAGCCTACGGAGTGCATGGCACGGCGATGCCCTGGGGGGTGGGCAGACTGGTGAGTCACGGTTGCATCAGGTGCTATCCGGAACACATCCGGATCCTCTACCCGCAGGTTCCGGTGGGATACAAGCTGGAGATGATCTATGAGCCCATCAAGTTCGGGCAGAAGAACGGGCAGGTTTTCGTGGAGGCTCACCCCGACGTGTACCGGAAGATTCCCGACTACATTCAGTACGGCTTTGACAAACTTGCTCAATATCCTCTGGAAAAGCAAGTAGATCGAAAGAAATTTACGATGGCTCTGACATTGCAAAATGGTGTCCCTACGAATGTAACGCGATTGTCGCCTGACGATAATTCGCTAAAACTTGTTGAATTTTCTCAGGAATAA
- a CDS encoding 5-formyltetrahydrofolate cyclo-ligase, translated as MGKSRTLTPEADSAEALDPPRGAEPNPAPRTPRSEASAQPGPAFLSYGQSPVKVRSKRMQAPFPENRVVRPESPAALCRRRCMGNDAIRGREVMHPLDIADIVSRKDQLRTSFLSAGGRSPALPPEGAQGKAAERLRHLPRYREAQSVMISPVSSLYQVRLNALTDRKRLVMPTPGLHKGFVVVEPGFIPPRQRHSAVQPGPENPFATRMPYREPPGFLIDLIVTEGLMVGRDGGRLGDGSGHLDLQCAILSSLGWLHPAFEVVGLVEDCRVVPSVPMKPGDVEIHWIVTPSRMERTPATAQARIGIQWDRLSLKQIKRNDALFFLYRARS; from the coding sequence ATGGGAAAGAGTCGAACACTGACCCCGGAAGCCGATTCCGCCGAGGCCCTCGACCCTCCCCGCGGGGCCGAGCCGAACCCCGCTCCACGCACGCCGCGGTCGGAGGCGTCAGCCCAGCCGGGACCCGCATTCTTGTCTTATGGGCAATCACCGGTTAAAGTGCGAAGCAAGCGTATGCAGGCCCCGTTTCCGGAAAACCGGGTCGTGCGGCCCGAGAGTCCCGCGGCGCTCTGTCGCCGCCGATGCATGGGCAATGACGCGATCCGGGGCCGGGAGGTAATGCACCCGTTGGATATTGCGGACATCGTTTCACGGAAAGATCAACTGCGAACGAGCTTTTTGTCGGCCGGGGGCCGATCTCCGGCACTACCGCCCGAAGGTGCGCAGGGAAAAGCGGCAGAGCGCCTGAGACATCTTCCCCGCTACAGGGAAGCGCAATCGGTGATGATCTCTCCGGTCTCTTCTCTTTACCAGGTCAGGTTGAACGCGCTCACCGACAGGAAGAGGCTCGTCATGCCGACTCCGGGACTCCACAAGGGTTTTGTCGTCGTCGAGCCCGGGTTCATTCCGCCGAGACAGAGGCATTCCGCCGTTCAGCCGGGTCCGGAAAACCCTTTCGCGACGCGCATGCCCTACCGGGAACCGCCGGGGTTTCTCATTGACTTGATAGTGACCGAAGGTTTGATGGTGGGCCGCGATGGCGGGCGACTCGGGGACGGTTCAGGCCATCTGGATTTGCAGTGCGCGATCCTGAGCTCCCTTGGATGGCTCCACCCGGCCTTTGAAGTGGTCGGCCTCGTGGAGGATTGCCGGGTTGTGCCTTCTGTTCCCATGAAGCCCGGCGATGTGGAGATCCATTGGATTGTGACGCCCAGCCGCATGGAACGCACGCCGGCTACGGCGCAGGCCCGGATCGGGATTCAATGGGACAGGCTGTCGTTGAAGCAGATAAAGCGCAACGATGCGCTGTTTTTTCTCTATCGCGCGAGAAGTTGA